From one Deinococcus detaillensis genomic stretch:
- a CDS encoding non-heme iron oxygenase ferredoxin subunit: MSETQTQTSRIEVGAVDALPEGSQTEVTLGSHSVVVINFENQYYALRNNCSHQNYPLLGGDVDNGRITCEKHGGKFELATGKAKTLPALKPVQIYKTEVEDGVVYVLPL; this comes from the coding sequence ATGAGTGAGACACAAACGCAAACCAGCCGCATCGAAGTCGGCGCGGTGGACGCCCTACCCGAAGGCAGCCAGACCGAAGTGACGCTGGGCAGCCACTCCGTGGTGGTCATCAACTTCGAGAACCAGTACTACGCGCTGCGCAACAATTGCAGCCACCAAAATTACCCGCTGCTCGGCGGCGACGTCGACAATGGCCGGATCACCTGCGAGAAGCACGGCGGGAAATTCGAATTGGCGACTGGCAAAGCCAAAACCTTGCCCGCCCTCAAGCCGGTGCAGATTTACAAAACTGAAGTGGAAGACGGCGTGGTGTACGTTTTGCCGTTGTAA
- a CDS encoding TIGR01777 family oxidoreductase yields MSQPDRIRSDPSAPRLVIAGGSGFLGRALTRFFAAQGWEVVILSRSKPSANLPARWVRWDGVRQGEWTAEISGAAALVNLAGRTVNCRYTAQNMLDIYASRMDSTRALGRAVKRADAPPPVWLNSSTGTLYRDARDTPQTEASGEIGEGFSVDVGKRWEAALQEEDLPTTRRVALRTAMVYGVGEGGVMQTTDLVVRLGGAGAMAGGGQYVSWIHELDFCRAVEFLIERDSPAAAELAGPFNITAPQPLTNREFLAAYRQAWGVPLGIPSTAALIKLGARVMNSEAELLLKSRWTVPERLLNAGFTFDFPSWPAAISDLVALARAQGHAAR; encoded by the coding sequence ATGAGCCAGCCCGACAGAATTCGGTCAGATCCTTCAGCGCCGAGGCTGGTCATCGCCGGTGGGTCAGGCTTTCTGGGCCGGGCGCTGACCCGCTTCTTCGCGGCGCAGGGGTGGGAGGTGGTCATTTTGTCGCGCTCCAAGCCGTCGGCCAACTTACCGGCCCGCTGGGTGCGCTGGGACGGCGTGCGGCAGGGCGAATGGACTGCCGAAATCAGCGGCGCGGCGGCCCTGGTCAATCTGGCCGGGCGCACGGTGAATTGCCGCTACACTGCCCAGAACATGCTCGATATTTATGCTTCCCGAATGGACAGCACGCGGGCACTGGGCCGGGCGGTCAAGCGGGCCGACGCTCCGCCGCCAGTATGGCTCAATTCCAGCACCGGCACCCTTTACCGGGACGCCCGCGACACACCGCAGACCGAGGCGAGCGGCGAGATTGGCGAGGGCTTCAGCGTGGACGTGGGAAAGCGCTGGGAAGCGGCACTGCAAGAAGAAGACTTGCCAACTACTCGGCGGGTGGCCCTTCGAACGGCGATGGTGTACGGCGTGGGCGAGGGCGGCGTGATGCAGACGACCGACTTGGTGGTGCGGCTGGGCGGCGCGGGCGCGATGGCTGGCGGCGGTCAGTACGTTTCGTGGATTCACGAACTGGATTTCTGTCGGGCAGTCGAGTTTCTGATTGAGCGCGACTCGCCTGCGGCGGCTGAGTTAGCCGGGCCGTTCAACATCACTGCGCCGCAGCCGCTGACCAACCGTGAGTTCTTGGCCGCCTACCGCCAAGCTTGGGGCGTGCCGCTGGGCATCCCGTCCACGGCGGCGCTGATCAAACTCGGCGCACGGGTGATGAATTCTGAAGCTGAGTTGCTGCTCAAGAGCCGCTGGACTGTGCCGGAGAGACTCCTGAACGCTGGATTCACTTTCGATTTTCCGAGCTGGCCTGCTGCCATCAGCGACTTAGTGGCGCTTGCCAGGGCGCAGGGACACGCCGCCCGCTAA
- a CDS encoding Gfo/Idh/MocA family protein, with amino-acid sequence MTHFTQAPGLRWGLFGAARIARALIPAIRESGGTVEIVGVRDPASEHARDFAAEWNIPRIGTYQEVVEAELDAVYNPLPNDLHWPWSAAAMRAGKHVLTEKPLSLNAKEAQQLAQVALETGRVSLEAFAYRFQPHVTRIREIVRSGELGELRSLQGSYGFFMTNPSDFRWLPDMGGGALYDVGCYPVNFMRLLLGEPGSVAAQARWTDQGVDLGISGVMDYPDLNGGGALASINCAFDWQGTPRLALYGTAGSLEMEQPFESSNRQPLILRVTVGEQTREETFAPSNGYTLMVSHFQRAARGEEALLYPPEDAVKQARVLDALFASARRGQRVTLDAEL; translated from the coding sequence ATGACCCACTTCACCCAAGCCCCCGGCCTACGCTGGGGCCTGTTCGGAGCGGCCCGCATCGCCCGCGCCCTGATTCCGGCTATTCGTGAAAGCGGCGGCACGGTGGAAATCGTCGGCGTGCGCGACCCTGCTTCCGAGCACGCCCGCGACTTTGCTGCCGAGTGGAACATTCCCCGCATCGGGACGTATCAGGAGGTGGTGGAAGCCGAGCTGGACGCGGTTTATAATCCGCTGCCCAACGATCTGCACTGGCCCTGGAGCGCCGCCGCCATGCGGGCAGGCAAGCACGTCCTGACTGAAAAGCCGCTGAGCCTGAACGCCAAAGAAGCCCAGCAGCTCGCGCAAGTTGCCCTGGAAACAGGGCGCGTCTCGCTGGAAGCCTTCGCTTACCGCTTTCAGCCGCACGTAACGCGCATCCGCGAGATCGTCAGGAGCGGCGAACTCGGTGAACTCAGATCGCTTCAGGGCAGTTACGGCTTTTTTATGACCAACCCCAGCGACTTCCGCTGGCTGCCCGATATGGGCGGCGGAGCGCTCTACGACGTGGGCTGCTATCCGGTCAATTTTATGCGCCTGCTGCTGGGCGAGCCGGGCAGCGTGGCGGCGCAGGCCCGCTGGACGGATCAGGGCGTGGATCTGGGCATTTCGGGCGTCATGGACTACCCAGATTTGAATGGAGGTGGGGCGCTGGCAAGTATCAATTGCGCTTTTGATTGGCAGGGCACGCCGCGTTTGGCGCTCTACGGCACGGCAGGCAGCTTGGAGATGGAGCAGCCGTTTGAATCCAGCAACCGCCAACCGCTGATTCTGCGCGTGACGGTGGGAGAACAAACGCGGGAAGAAACCTTTGCGCCCAGCAACGGCTACACCTTGATGGTGAGTCATTTTCAGCGGGCCGCGCGGGGCGAGGAAGCCCTGCTCTATCCGCCCGAAGACGCCGTGAAGCAGGCCCGCGTGCTGGACGCTCTCTTCGCCTCGGCGCGGAGAGGCCAGCGGGTGACGCTGGACGCCGAGCTGTGA
- a CDS encoding GMC family oxidoreductase, with protein MQPDFVIVGAGSGGCVLARRLLDAGASVLLLEAGGHDNHPFIRAPAAFPRLFKTRFDWNFHTAPQTHLQNRRLYWPRGKVLGGSSAINATIYIRGSQQDFDGWSGPAGHHTPGWGDGWRWADVLPFYKSLEKFRGEESETRSQGGVLHVGERAASHALSHAFVRSAARVLDIPVSQSFNDGQHLGAGLYESNHLRGVRQSAYQAFLASQRANPRLTVLTGARMLSLLWEGRRVVGVRFGYESQVKDVRGGGVILAAGTVQTPQLLMLSGIGPGAELKKHGIEVRVESPGVGQNLQDHLAVPVIFRSNAPSLDAAKDLPALAEWALKRSGPLSSNVAEAGAFAHARAGLPRSSPPDLQYHFGPAYFREHGFQKVEGNHFSVGPVLVDVHSRGHVTLHSADPAAAPIIDPCYLSDERDAQSLLAGVRLARQIAAESPLADFNVGESLPGAQAQTDAELLAHIQREAETLYHPVGTAAMGDGEDAVVDRCLAVRGVQGLWVADASVMPRITHANTNATAMMIGARAAAFLVES; from the coding sequence ATGCAACCTGATTTCGTGATCGTGGGCGCGGGTTCCGGCGGCTGTGTGCTGGCACGGCGACTCCTAGACGCTGGCGCAAGCGTGCTGCTCTTAGAAGCGGGCGGCCACGACAACCACCCCTTTATCCGCGCTCCCGCCGCCTTCCCGCGCTTATTCAAGACCCGGTTTGATTGGAACTTTCACACCGCTCCGCAAACTCATCTGCAAAACCGCCGCTTGTACTGGCCACGCGGCAAAGTGCTGGGCGGCAGCAGCGCCATCAACGCCACTATTTATATTCGCGGCTCGCAGCAAGATTTTGACGGCTGGAGCGGCCCCGCTGGACACCACACGCCCGGCTGGGGCGATGGCTGGCGCTGGGCCGACGTGCTGCCGTTCTACAAATCGCTGGAGAAGTTTCGGGGCGAGGAAAGCGAGACGCGCAGTCAGGGCGGCGTCCTCCACGTGGGCGAGCGGGCCGCCTCACACGCTCTCTCGCACGCGTTCGTCCGCTCGGCGGCGCGGGTGCTGGACATTCCGGTGAGCCAGAGTTTCAACGACGGCCAGCACCTCGGCGCGGGCCTCTACGAGTCCAACCACCTGAGGGGCGTGCGGCAGTCGGCGTATCAAGCCTTCCTCGCTTCTCAGCGGGCCAATCCTCGCCTGACCGTACTGACCGGGGCGAGGATGCTCTCGCTGCTGTGGGAGGGGAGGCGGGTCGTCGGCGTCCGGTTCGGGTATGAGAGCCAAGTCAAAGACGTGCGCGGCGGCGGCGTCATCTTGGCGGCGGGTACGGTGCAAACCCCGCAACTGCTGATGCTGTCGGGCATCGGGCCGGGAGCTGAATTAAAGAAGCACGGCATTGAAGTGAGGGTCGAGTCGCCGGGAGTGGGCCAGAACTTACAAGACCACCTCGCCGTGCCGGTCATCTTCAGGTCAAACGCGCCGAGCTTGGACGCTGCCAAAGACTTGCCTGCGCTGGCCGAGTGGGCGCTGAAGCGCAGCGGCCCGCTGAGCAGCAACGTGGCTGAGGCAGGCGCGTTCGCCCACGCCCGCGCCGGGTTGCCGCGCAGCAGCCCACCCGACTTGCAGTACCACTTCGGCCCGGCTTACTTCCGCGAGCACGGCTTTCAGAAAGTGGAGGGCAATCACTTCTCGGTTGGCCCGGTGCTGGTGGACGTTCACAGCCGGGGCCACGTCACCCTGCACAGCGCCGATCCTGCCGCTGCGCCGATCATTGATCCCTGTTACCTCAGCGACGAACGCGATGCTCAGAGCTTGCTGGCGGGCGTGCGGCTGGCCCGCCAGATCGCTGCCGAGTCGCCGCTGGCCGATTTCAATGTGGGCGAAAGTCTGCCCGGCGCACAGGCCCAGACCGACGCCGAGCTGCTCGCTCACATTCAGCGCGAAGCCGAAACCCTCTATCACCCGGTCGGCACGGCGGCGATGGGCGACGGCGAGGACGCGGTGGTTGACCGCTGCTTGGCCGTACGCGGTGTACAGGGGCTGTGGGTGGCCGACGCCAGCGTCATGCCGCGCATCACCCACGCCAACACCAACGCCACCGCCATGATGATTGGAGCGCGGGCGGCGGCGTTTTTGGTGGAGAGCTAA
- a CDS encoding S1C family serine protease encodes MNWQRGLGIGVLLGAALACAYVTGSVTAQRPLVTSDEINTVEVTRSALPATVQVNVRIRADALQQGDNPNETGSGFFYKANLIVTNYHVIKDQESLSVTLSDGRSVPAKVVGSDPGIDIAVLRVSGVSAPKLLSFGDSSRLVLGQKFIAIGSPLKYQNFISTGAYSKSSSDVPRDDQLGGEVGEYMLTTAMIQGGNSGGPVLDSRGAVVGVADANAAPSQLVPGIIGVVIPANIVKQSLTDLETVGVSQRGTLGVSLQNLGDLDPALRQLAGLSSSNGALVNEVPAGSAGARSGLRGSLKNNEGQLLAPLGDVVVAVDGVRIKNSYDVVRRVATKRPGQIVTLTVWRNKKEVQVPVTLLKRTLAQ; translated from the coding sequence GTGAACTGGCAGCGGGGGCTGGGCATCGGCGTCTTGCTGGGCGCGGCGCTGGCCTGCGCTTATGTCACCGGCAGCGTCACGGCGCAGCGCCCGCTGGTGACGTCCGACGAGATCAACACCGTAGAAGTGACGCGCAGCGCCCTGCCGGCCACCGTGCAGGTCAATGTGCGGATTCGCGCCGACGCCCTCCAGCAGGGCGACAACCCCAACGAAACCGGCAGCGGGTTTTTTTATAAAGCCAACTTGATCGTCACCAATTACCACGTCATCAAAGATCAGGAAAGCTTGAGCGTGACCTTGAGCGATGGGCGCAGCGTTCCAGCCAAAGTGGTGGGCAGCGATCCGGGAATCGACATCGCCGTGCTGCGGGTATCGGGGGTCAGTGCGCCCAAACTCCTGAGCTTCGGAGACAGCAGCCGCCTCGTTTTGGGGCAAAAGTTCATCGCCATCGGCTCGCCGCTCAAGTACCAAAACTTCATTTCAACCGGAGCGTATTCGAAGTCCAGCTCGGATGTGCCGCGTGACGATCAGCTCGGCGGCGAGGTCGGGGAATACATGCTGACCACCGCCATGATTCAGGGCGGCAATTCCGGCGGCCCTGTGCTGGATTCGCGCGGCGCAGTGGTGGGCGTGGCCGACGCCAACGCCGCGCCCAGTCAGTTGGTGCCGGGCATCATCGGCGTGGTGATTCCGGCCAATATCGTCAAGCAGTCGCTGACCGACTTAGAGACGGTGGGCGTGTCGCAGCGCGGCACTCTGGGCGTGAGTTTACAAAACCTCGGCGACCTCGACCCGGCCCTGCGGCAACTGGCGGGCCTGAGCAGCAGCAACGGCGCACTGGTCAACGAAGTTCCGGCGGGTTCGGCGGGCGCGAGGTCGGGTCTGCGCGGCAGCCTCAAGAACAACGAAGGCCAACTGCTCGCGCCGCTGGGCGACGTGGTCGTGGCGGTGGACGGCGTGCGAATCAAAAATTCTTACGACGTGGTGCGGCGGGTGGCCACCAAGCGCCCCGGCCAGATCGTGACCCTGACCGTCTGGCGCAACAAAAAAGAAGTGCAGGTGCCCGTGACTCTGCTCAAGCGGACGTTGGCACAGTAA
- a CDS encoding FmdB family zinc ribbon protein, translating into MPTYVYRNLITNQTFEVKQSMKDDALTLHPETGEPVKRLVSAPAIAFKGSGFYANDSRSSGKTSTASSAPDSGKAESSNTEGSKSADSASSSESAAASSPKTEAPKAADKSSAASSAKSAATASSSSGGSGQ; encoded by the coding sequence ATGCCAACGTATGTTTACCGCAATCTGATCACCAACCAGACCTTTGAAGTCAAACAGAGCATGAAAGACGACGCGCTCACGCTGCACCCCGAAACCGGCGAGCCGGTCAAGCGGCTGGTGTCGGCCCCAGCGATTGCCTTCAAGGGCAGTGGCTTTTATGCCAACGATTCGCGCTCATCAGGCAAAACCAGCACGGCGAGCAGCGCCCCGGACAGCGGCAAAGCGGAGAGCAGCAACACCGAGGGCAGCAAGAGCGCAGACTCGGCCAGTTCGTCTGAGAGCGCAGCGGCAAGCTCGCCCAAAACCGAAGCGCCCAAAGCCGCCGACAAGAGCAGCGCGGCCAGCTCAGCCAAAAGCGCGGCAACGGCTTCAAGCAGTTCGGGCGGCTCGGGCCAGTGA
- the glmS gene encoding glutamine--fructose-6-phosphate transaminase (isomerizing) translates to MCGIVGYIGARQAQDVLVSGLAKLEYRGYDSAGVAIQQSEQNGGGMQVMKKAGKLANLAGELKTAPLSGTLGIGHTRWATHGLPNDTNAHPHATEDGQIVIIHNGIIENYLSLKAALMQRGHVFKSETDSEVLAHLIEEKYGQVGGNLYEAVRQALGEVRGAYGIVVTHANHREIVAARTVSPLVMGVGEGEMFLASDVPALLAYTRQMVFLHDGDMVVLSDDGFRVTDLAGNEVQRQIEHIDWDAEAAEKGGYDTYMLKEIYEQPTALTNTLIGRLHDDSGEVNLDINLDPSSFKRISIIACGTAYYAGLVGEYLIEQLARIPVEVDVASEYRYRNPIVSEDTLAIVISQSGETIDTLEALREAKKYGAKTLGVINAKGSSMTRELDDTLYIHAGPEIGVASTKAYTAMVSAMLLLALWLARARGTLDDAKAKELLHAARELPRLVEEALSPERVENIKRVAEKYAHSRDYLFLGRGVNAPTALEGALKLKEISYIHAEGYAAGEMKHGPIALIDSDLPVVVVATESRLLEKTISNVQEVRARAGKVIALLSDGDIENAQHADDVIYVPRSHEMVSPVVNVVALQLLSYFTATALGKDVDKPRNLAKSVTVE, encoded by the coding sequence ATGTGCGGAATCGTCGGGTACATTGGAGCAAGGCAAGCGCAAGACGTGTTGGTTTCGGGCCTCGCCAAATTGGAATACCGGGGTTACGACTCGGCGGGCGTGGCCATTCAGCAAAGCGAGCAAAACGGCGGCGGAATGCAGGTCATGAAGAAGGCGGGCAAGCTGGCGAACCTCGCGGGCGAATTGAAGACGGCTCCGCTTTCGGGCACGCTCGGCATAGGCCACACCCGCTGGGCCACCCACGGCCTGCCCAACGACACCAACGCCCACCCGCACGCCACCGAAGACGGTCAGATCGTGATTATCCACAACGGCATCATCGAGAATTACCTGAGTCTCAAAGCCGCTTTGATGCAGCGCGGCCACGTCTTCAAGTCCGAAACCGACAGCGAGGTGCTGGCCCACCTGATCGAAGAGAAGTACGGACAGGTCGGCGGCAATCTCTACGAAGCGGTGAGGCAAGCGCTGGGCGAGGTGCGCGGCGCTTACGGCATCGTGGTGACGCACGCCAATCACCGCGAGATCGTGGCGGCCCGCACCGTCAGCCCGCTGGTGATGGGCGTCGGTGAAGGCGAGATGTTTCTGGCCTCGGACGTGCCCGCTTTGCTGGCCTACACCCGCCAAATGGTCTTCCTCCACGACGGCGACATGGTGGTGCTGAGCGATGACGGCTTCCGCGTAACCGATCTGGCTGGAAACGAGGTTCAGCGCCAGATCGAGCACATCGACTGGGACGCCGAGGCCGCCGAGAAGGGCGGGTACGACACCTACATGCTCAAAGAAATCTACGAGCAGCCCACCGCTCTGACCAACACCCTGATTGGCCGCCTCCACGACGACAGCGGCGAGGTCAATCTGGACATCAACCTCGATCCCAGCAGCTTCAAGCGCATCTCCATTATTGCCTGCGGTACCGCTTACTACGCTGGCCTCGTTGGCGAATACCTGATCGAGCAGCTCGCCCGCATTCCGGTGGAAGTGGACGTGGCCTCGGAGTACCGTTACCGCAACCCCATCGTGAGCGAGGACACTTTGGCCATCGTGATTTCGCAGTCGGGTGAGACGATCGATACGCTCGAAGCGCTGCGTGAAGCCAAAAAATACGGCGCGAAAACGCTGGGCGTCATCAATGCCAAGGGCAGCAGCATGACCCGCGAACTCGACGACACCCTCTACATTCACGCCGGGCCGGAAATCGGCGTGGCCAGTACCAAAGCTTACACGGCGATGGTCAGCGCCATGCTGCTGCTGGCTCTCTGGCTGGCCCGCGCCCGTGGCACCTTGGACGATGCCAAGGCCAAAGAACTGCTCCACGCTGCCCGCGAGTTGCCCAGATTGGTCGAAGAAGCCCTCTCGCCCGAGCGGGTGGAGAACATCAAACGGGTGGCCGAAAAATATGCCCACTCGCGTGATTACCTGTTCCTCGGGCGCGGCGTCAACGCGCCCACCGCCCTTGAAGGTGCCCTGAAGCTCAAGGAAATCAGTTATATCCACGCCGAGGGCTACGCGGCGGGCGAGATGAAGCACGGCCCGATTGCCCTGATCGACAGTGACTTGCCGGTGGTGGTGGTGGCCACCGAAAGCCGCCTGCTCGAAAAGACCATCAGCAACGTGCAGGAAGTTCGCGCCCGTGCGGGCAAAGTCATCGCCCTGCTCAGCGACGGCGACATCGAAAATGCCCAGCACGCCGACGACGTGATCTATGTGCCGCGCAGCCACGAGATGGTCAGCCCGGTGGTCAACGTAGTGGCGCTGCAATTGCTGAGCTATTTCACCGCCACGGCGCTGGGCAAGGACGTGGACAAACCGCGCAATCTGGCAAAAAGTGTCACGGTGGAGTGA
- the tal gene encoding transaldolase, translating to MTQNQTTQNQPSKLEQLKAMTVIVADTGDIEAIKKYQPQDCTTNPSLILKASQLEGYQGLMQEAKGWVKSGESADDVIDKLTVSIGTELTKIVPGYVSTEVDARLSFDKDAALARARHLIRLYEDNGVGRERILIKLASTWEGIQAAEILKKEDIRCNMTLIFGLEQAIACAQAGAYLISPFVGRITDWYKKSTGTKDYPIDQDPGIQSVKAIYKHFKEHGYETIIMGASFRSAAQVEALAGCDRLTVSPQLLGELAEDHCKLERQLTPSGGKSSDTPVTEADYRWSLAEDAMAGEKLNEGIRMFHLDTQKLKDLLTGGQAESAGKQPVAKTGA from the coding sequence ATGACGCAAAACCAGACCACACAAAATCAGCCCAGCAAGCTTGAGCAACTCAAAGCCATGACCGTCATCGTTGCCGACACCGGCGATATCGAGGCCATCAAAAAGTACCAGCCGCAAGATTGTACCACCAACCCCTCGCTGATTCTCAAAGCCTCGCAGCTTGAGGGTTATCAAGGGCTGATGCAGGAAGCTAAGGGCTGGGTCAAGTCCGGCGAAAGTGCCGATGATGTCATCGACAAACTGACCGTGAGCATCGGCACCGAGCTGACCAAGATCGTGCCCGGCTACGTCTCCACCGAAGTGGACGCCCGATTGTCGTTCGACAAGGACGCCGCTCTGGCCCGCGCCCGCCATCTGATCAGGCTCTACGAGGACAACGGCGTAGGCCGCGAGCGCATCCTGATCAAGCTGGCTTCGACTTGGGAAGGCATTCAGGCTGCCGAGATCCTCAAGAAAGAAGATATCCGCTGCAACATGACGCTGATCTTCGGCTTAGAGCAGGCCATCGCCTGCGCCCAAGCCGGAGCTTACCTGATCTCGCCGTTCGTGGGGCGCATCACCGACTGGTACAAGAAGTCGACTGGAACCAAGGATTACCCGATTGATCAGGATCCCGGCATCCAGTCGGTCAAGGCCATCTACAAGCATTTCAAAGAGCACGGTTACGAGACCATCATCATGGGCGCGTCGTTCAGAAGTGCTGCTCAAGTCGAAGCGCTGGCCGGCTGTGACCGCCTGACCGTCAGCCCACAGCTCCTCGGCGAACTGGCCGAAGACCACTGCAAGCTCGAGCGCCAGCTCACGCCCAGCGGCGGTAAAAGCAGCGACACCCCCGTCACCGAAGCCGATTACCGATGGAGCCTCGCCGAAGACGCGATGGCGGGCGAGAAGCTCAACGAGGGCATCCGGATGTTCCATCTCGACACCCAGAAACTTAAAGACCTGCTGACCGGCGGCCAAGCTGAGTCGGCAGGCAAGCAGCCGGTGGCCAAGACCGGAGCGTAA